The proteins below come from a single Aptenodytes patagonicus chromosome 2, bAptPat1.pri.cur, whole genome shotgun sequence genomic window:
- the NHLRC1 gene encoding E3 ubiquitin-protein ligase NHLRC1, translated as MAAEDEAELSLLECRVCFERYGPGGQRRPRNLPCGHVLCRGCVGALGGPDRRRLECPFCRRACGSAETSDCLPLLQLLEVLGPAGGSVLSALGRSGGGGAAGPTPAGLGLRLSLGGWGSLVNPTGVAACRRSGRLAVAHDGKKRIHVFGPSGSCLQRFGERGDAGNDIKYPLDVTVTSDGHVVVTDGGDSSVKAFDFEGRGVLAVREGFCLPWGLDATPESEVILTDSEAGALYRLTADFKKGKLKKCQMIRSQLISPRGVAVSQTSGTIVVIEHLKAQGPNNGSTRVKIFSAEMDLIGQMDSFGLNLLFPSKIHTTAVAFDKEGRVIVTDVCNQAVICLGKPEEFPIFNPLISHGLSYPVGLTYMANNSLVVLDSGDHSVKIYSST; from the coding sequence ATGGCGGCGGAGGACGAGGCGGAGCTGAGCCTGCTGGAGTGCCGGGTGTGCTTCGAGCGGTACggccccggcgggcagcggcggccgcggaACCTGCCCTGCGGGCACGTCCTCTGCCGGGGCTGCGTGGGGGCCCTGGGCGGCCCCGATCGCCGGCGGTTGGAGTGTCCCTTCTGCCGGCGGGCCTGCGGCTCCGCCGAGACCAGCGACTGCCTgccgctgctgcagctgctggaggtcctgggccccgccggcggcagcgTCCTCTCGGCCTTGGGGAGGagcggcggcggaggggcggccggGCCGACCCCAGCGGGCCTCGGGCTCCGGCTGtccctggggggctgggggtcgCTGGTCAACCCCACCGGGGTGGCGGCCTGCCGGAGGTCGGGGCGCCTGGCGGTGGCACACGACGGCAAGAAGAGGATCCACGTCTTTGGGCCGAGCGGATCCTGCCTGCAGCGGTTTGGGGAGCGGGGGGACGCGGGCAACGATATCAAGTACCCGCTTGATGTGACAGTCACGTCGGACGGGCACGTGGTGGTCACCGATGGCGGGGACAGCTCTGTGAAGGCCTTTGATTTTGAGGGAAGGGGGGTCCTGGCTGTCCGGGAAGGTTTCTGTTTGCCCTGGGGCTTGGATGCCACCCCCGAGAGTGAAGTAATCCTGACCGACTCGGAGGCAGGCGCTCTCTACCGCTTGACGGCCGACTTCAAGAAGGGGAAATTAAAGAAGTGTCAGATGATCCGGTCTCAGCTCATCAGCCCAAGAGGGGTTGCAGTCTCCCAGACCTCGGGTACTATCGTGGTAATAGAGCACCTGAAAGCTCAAGGACCGAACAATGGCAGCACCCGAGTGAAGATATTCAGTGCAGAGATGGATCTCATCGGCCAGATGGATAGCTTCGGCCTGaacctccttttcccctccaaaatACATACTACGGCTGTGGCCTTTGACAAAGAGGGCCGCGTTATAGTAACGGATGTCTGTAACCAGGCCGTAATATGCTTAGGGAAACCTGAGGAGTTTCCCATCTTTAACCCTCTAATCAGCCATGGGCTTTCTTATCCCGTAGGACTGACTTACATGGCAAACAATTCCCTCGTCGTTTTAGACAGCGGTGATCATTCAGTAAAAATATATAGCTCCACCTGA